From Candidatus Zixiibacteriota bacterium, a single genomic window includes:
- a CDS encoding O-antigen ligase family protein: protein MADLRTANMISWHSVLSLALIYTIIVFASVLVEPAKIAAVVIVLALVAGVGIIRHGFLYLLLAAFAFEWLIRFGSGYDAVSYAIEFSMAGVAAAGLFFRGERFALPPSKVLTSFLILFGWIIFRTLFAMNLNHALRGFVFLLMPLLIFMLSYQLLRARDIFRNILIFQLVLAIAFVLAGVSEHIIGGLSRLWLVNMKPNAVAGYTYIAASISLFSIDYFRNKSLKLLSLLALIGLAYVIVLTGSRSAMFALATFCTVYLWFSGRKKLVVVGYSAVFAGIALILLSGIFSDTITQVSRILRLASGLTMRDELWRSAMNLISDYPLAGVGTSCVGTVFSDYVRWTDPRVILLAHGPAEAGIIHNGILNMTAQFGLIGAALTLWTLAASFSYIFRIRRQLTGEMHRLSSFVIAAIVAIMAHGLFENRIPFGVFVNDSMFAIFVAGAFSQMISKTSDRVRHDPGPPDIPPGPE from the coding sequence TTGGCTGATCTCAGAACCGCAAACATGATCTCCTGGCATTCAGTGCTATCGCTGGCATTGATCTATACAATAATCGTATTCGCATCTGTTCTTGTGGAGCCGGCTAAGATTGCTGCAGTGGTGATTGTACTTGCTCTTGTCGCCGGAGTCGGAATCATCCGGCACGGCTTCCTATATTTGCTTCTCGCTGCCTTCGCATTTGAGTGGCTTATACGGTTTGGGAGCGGCTACGACGCTGTCAGCTACGCCATAGAATTCTCGATGGCAGGTGTTGCTGCTGCAGGGCTGTTCTTCAGGGGAGAACGGTTTGCACTGCCCCCCTCCAAGGTGCTGACTTCGTTCTTGATTCTCTTCGGGTGGATCATTTTCAGGACTCTGTTCGCAATGAACTTGAATCATGCTCTTAGGGGATTCGTGTTTCTCCTGATGCCTTTACTCATCTTTATGCTCTCGTATCAACTTCTCAGAGCGAGAGACATATTCAGGAATATCCTGATTTTTCAACTAGTTCTAGCGATTGCGTTCGTCCTCGCCGGAGTCTCAGAGCACATTATCGGAGGACTCTCCAGATTGTGGCTGGTAAACATGAAGCCCAATGCCGTTGCAGGATACACCTATATCGCTGCATCGATATCATTGTTCTCAATCGACTATTTCAGAAACAAGTCTCTGAAGCTCTTGTCGCTGCTGGCGCTGATTGGTTTGGCGTATGTGATCGTTCTAACCGGATCACGTTCAGCGATGTTTGCGCTGGCAACCTTCTGCACGGTTTATCTCTGGTTCAGCGGTCGCAAGAAACTCGTAGTAGTCGGTTACAGTGCTGTCTTTGCCGGAATAGCATTAATCCTATTGTCGGGGATTTTCTCAGATACAATCACACAGGTTTCACGAATACTGAGGCTGGCCAGCGGCCTGACGATGCGCGATGAACTCTGGAGGTCCGCAATGAACTTGATATCCGACTATCCGTTGGCGGGAGTCGGGACGAGTTGTGTCGGCACGGTATTCTCGGATTATGTGCGCTGGACGGACCCAAGAGTCATTTTGCTGGCACACGGTCCAGCCGAGGCGGGAATAATACATAACGGAATTCTGAACATGACCGCCCAATTCGGACTGATTGGCGCGGCACTGACACTCTGGACGCTGGCTGCATCATTCAGCTATATATTCAGAATTCGCCGTCAACTGACCGGAGAAATGCATCGACTGTCGTCATTTGTTATTGCTGCCATCGTCGCTATCATGGCGCATGGTCTCTTCGAAAATAGAATACCGTTCGGAGTATTCGTCAATGACTCGATGTTTGCCATCTTCGTTGCCGGTGCGTTTAGCCAAATGATTTCAAAAACTTCGGATCGAGTCAGACATGACCCAGGACCACCTGATATTCCTCCCGGCCCGGAGTAA
- the mdh gene encoding malate dehydrogenase, translating into MRRKVAVIGAGNVGASVAQYLAQKNLCNIVLVDIPEKEGMPAGKALDLMQAGPIDNYDCSVVGTFDFAEIKDSDIVVVTSGLARKPGMSREDLLKANAAIIKSVSENVAKHAPQSMVIMVANPLDLMTYHAWKVTGFPTNRVFGQAGILDSIRFRTFVAMELGVSVNDTQAMVLGGHGDTMVPVPSYTTVAGIPITELLPADRIQAICDRTRTGGGEIVKLLKTGSAYYAPARAAVDMVESVLSDRKRVLPCSAYLTGQYGLKDVYIGVPCVLGANGVEKIFELKLSVADLELLQKSGNTYKEHLKELGY; encoded by the coding sequence ATGCGAAGGAAAGTAGCAGTTATAGGAGCGGGTAACGTTGGTGCATCGGTTGCTCAGTATCTTGCTCAGAAGAACCTGTGCAACATAGTGCTTGTCGATATTCCCGAGAAAGAAGGCATGCCTGCCGGTAAGGCGCTCGATCTTATGCAGGCCGGTCCGATCGATAACTACGATTGCAGTGTAGTTGGTACGTTCGACTTTGCGGAAATCAAGGATTCCGACATTGTCGTCGTCACATCCGGTCTCGCTCGCAAGCCGGGCATGTCTCGCGAAGATCTTCTCAAGGCCAATGCAGCGATCATCAAATCTGTTTCTGAGAATGTTGCCAAGCACGCCCCCCAATCGATGGTCATCATGGTTGCGAATCCGCTCGATCTGATGACGTATCATGCCTGGAAGGTGACCGGATTCCCGACCAACCGCGTATTCGGTCAGGCCGGCATTCTCGATTCCATTCGTTTCCGTACGTTTGTCGCGATGGAGCTCGGCGTGTCCGTAAATGACACACAGGCGATGGTGCTCGGCGGCCACGGCGACACAATGGTACCGGTTCCGTCATACACGACCGTTGCCGGCATCCCGATCACTGAGTTGCTTCCTGCGGATCGCATCCAGGCTATCTGCGATCGCACCAGAACGGGTGGCGGCGAAATCGTCAAGCTGCTCAAGACCGGATCGGCATACTATGCTCCGGCGCGCGCTGCCGTCGATATGGTCGAGTCAGTTCTTTCAGATCGCAAGAGAGTTTTGCCATGCTCGGCGTACCTAACCGGCCAGTATGGTCTCAAAGATGTCTACATCGGTGTCCCGTGCGTTCTCGGTGCCAACGGTGTAGAGAAGATCTTCGAACTCAAGCTCAGCGTAGCGGATCTTGAGCTTCTGCAGAAGTCAGGCAACACTTACAAAGAGCATCTGAAAGAGCTGGGATATTAG
- the icd gene encoding isocitrate dehydrogenase (NADP(+)): MNYKMLKPPTNGDRITVEGGKLNIPNKPIIPVIEGDGIGRDIMKATRRVVDAAVEKTFGDEKKIVWFDVYAGENANAKYGEWMPEDTFDAIREYIVALKGPLTTPVGGGFRSLNVTLRQVLELYACVRPVRYFEGVPSPVKHPEDMNVVIYRENTEDVYAGIEWQQGTAEVKSVIDFLNNTFKLNIRADSGIGIKPISITGTERLVKKAINFAIDKKHSSVTLVHKGNIMKFTEGAFRDWGYKLAAREFANETVSEDDLWSKFDGKAPDGKIVVKDRIADSMFQQILTRTKEYDVICTPNLNGDYLSDACAAQVGGLGMAPGANIGDHIGLFEATHGTAPKYADKDMVNPGSLILSACMMLEYLGWDDASKKIYDAIQETIKKKTVTYDLERQMSGATKLSTSEYGTQIIKNLK; this comes from the coding sequence ATGAATTACAAGATGTTGAAACCGCCGACCAACGGTGACAGAATCACTGTTGAAGGTGGTAAGCTGAATATACCAAACAAGCCAATTATCCCGGTGATCGAAGGCGACGGCATCGGGCGCGATATCATGAAGGCGACTCGCAGAGTGGTGGATGCCGCTGTCGAGAAGACTTTCGGCGACGAGAAGAAAATCGTCTGGTTTGATGTCTATGCCGGTGAGAATGCGAATGCGAAATATGGCGAATGGATGCCGGAGGATACGTTCGATGCCATTCGTGAGTATATCGTTGCACTCAAAGGCCCGCTTACGACTCCGGTCGGTGGTGGATTCAGAAGCCTGAACGTGACACTTCGTCAGGTTCTCGAACTCTACGCCTGTGTGCGTCCGGTCAGATACTTCGAAGGTGTCCCATCGCCGGTCAAGCATCCCGAAGACATGAATGTCGTCATATACCGTGAGAACACCGAGGATGTCTATGCAGGTATCGAATGGCAGCAGGGTACGGCTGAAGTCAAGTCGGTCATCGATTTTCTGAACAACACTTTCAAGTTGAACATTCGCGCCGATTCCGGAATCGGAATCAAGCCGATTTCGATCACGGGTACTGAGCGGCTGGTGAAAAAGGCGATCAATTTCGCGATCGACAAGAAGCACTCATCGGTCACGCTGGTACACAAAGGGAACATCATGAAGTTCACCGAAGGTGCTTTCCGTGACTGGGGATACAAGCTCGCAGCGCGCGAATTCGCAAACGAGACAGTTTCCGAGGATGATCTCTGGTCGAAATTCGACGGTAAAGCGCCTGATGGCAAGATCGTCGTCAAGGATCGTATTGCCGATTCGATGTTCCAGCAGATTCTGACCCGTACGAAAGAGTACGACGTTATCTGTACGCCGAACCTCAACGGCGATTATCTCTCCGATGCTTGCGCTGCGCAGGTCGGTGGGCTCGGTATGGCTCCCGGAGCCAATATCGGCGACCATATCGGACTGTTCGAAGCTACTCACGGCACTGCTCCGAAGTATGCCGACAAGGATATGGTCAACCCGGGATCGCTGATTCTCTCGGCTTGCATGATGCTCGAGTATCTCGGCTGGGATGATGCTTCGAAGAAGATATATGATGCAATTCAGGAGACGATCAAGAAGAAGACGGTAACGTATGATCTTGAGCGTCAAATGAGCGGTGCGACAAAGTTGTCGACTTCCGAGTACGGAACGCAGATCATCAAGAATCTGAAGTAG
- the rpiB gene encoding ribose 5-phosphate isomerase B, which produces MAYSITKIAIGCDHAGYEYKEKIKKYLGDRGLEVADFGTNSEESVGYPVFIRPVAEAVARGEFPAGIVLGGSGNGEAMVANKVKGIRCAVCWSEDSARLAKEHNNANMISLGQRLIAPDMILKVVDAWLMAEFEGGRHVKRINQIEGD; this is translated from the coding sequence ATGGCCTACAGCATCACGAAGATCGCTATCGGATGCGATCATGCAGGATATGAGTATAAAGAGAAGATCAAGAAGTACCTCGGAGACAGGGGACTTGAGGTCGCCGATTTCGGCACGAATTCAGAAGAGTCGGTCGGCTATCCGGTCTTCATCAGGCCGGTTGCTGAGGCGGTCGCACGTGGTGAATTTCCCGCCGGAATAGTGCTCGGCGGCAGTGGCAATGGTGAAGCTATGGTAGCCAACAAAGTGAAGGGGATCAGGTGTGCTGTCTGCTGGAGCGAGGATTCTGCGCGGCTGGCAAAAGAGCACAACAACGCAAACATGATATCTCTGGGACAGCGGCTGATCGCGCCCGATATGATTCTGAAAGTAGTCGATGCATGGCTGATGGCCGAGTTCGAAGGAGGCCGTCATGTAAAACGAATCAATCAGATAGAGGGAGACTGA
- a CDS encoding sulfite exporter TauE/SafE family protein → MEWYLYIAVVAAGFIAGFINTLAGSGSLITLPLLIFLGLPANVANGTNRVAILLQNVVSVSSFRRQKVLDIRRGLILAAPAVIGAIIGAQIAVILDEEMMRKAIGLLMVVMLSVMIVRPKRWLVGRPESAVGRLSWIQILTFFGIGAYGGFIQAGVGIFLLAGLVLSAGYDLVRANAVKVLIVFCFTPLALVVFLINGQVDWSVGLILAVGNMSGAWVAARMAVKRGAAFVRWLLMAVVIISASVFLGLFDLIKGLF, encoded by the coding sequence TTGGAATGGTACCTTTACATCGCAGTCGTCGCTGCCGGATTCATTGCCGGATTCATAAACACACTTGCCGGTAGTGGCTCGTTGATCACGCTGCCGCTCCTGATCTTCCTCGGCCTTCCCGCAAATGTTGCCAACGGAACCAACCGTGTCGCCATACTGCTTCAGAACGTTGTTTCCGTTAGCAGTTTCCGAAGGCAGAAAGTGCTCGATATTCGTCGCGGACTGATACTCGCGGCACCGGCAGTGATTGGAGCGATCATCGGAGCTCAGATCGCCGTCATACTCGACGAAGAGATGATGCGCAAAGCCATCGGGCTGCTTATGGTCGTGATGCTTTCGGTGATGATCGTCCGTCCAAAGAGATGGCTGGTGGGGCGGCCGGAATCTGCCGTTGGACGCCTGAGCTGGATTCAGATTCTCACCTTCTTTGGAATTGGAGCTTACGGTGGCTTCATCCAGGCCGGAGTCGGGATATTTCTGCTTGCAGGATTGGTGCTGAGCGCTGGCTACGACTTGGTCCGTGCCAATGCTGTGAAAGTGCTCATAGTGTTCTGTTTTACTCCTCTTGCGCTGGTGGTGTTTCTCATCAATGGGCAAGTTGACTGGTCGGTAGGATTGATCCTGGCTGTTGGGAATATGTCAGGTGCGTGGGTTGCTGCAAGAATGGCAGTTAAGCGAGGCGCCGCTTTTGTCCGCTGGCTGCTAATGGCGGTTGTCATAATATCTGCATCGGTGTTTTTGGGTTTGTTTGATCTTATCAAGGGGTTATTTTGA
- the larA gene encoding nickel-dependent lactate racemase, which yields MMTIRIPYGDDKLEITVPDEHFGGLIEQKRQVAARNVSSLIKDSLAADRLGEFLGDSTRVLVVVNDSYRWTPSHLVLAELSQYLRKISDVRLIVATGLHRKPTDSEIDRILGDGCDISRSGIAYSDAYDADQFDCIGKWRSGKDVLVHKLFGWAEKVIVISSVEPHYFAGFSGGPKSFVPGLAHKSTIEANHSLAVSSDCQPCILEGNPFAESLREAVDLLDLSRVYAIQLVLNTHEDVVGVFTGDLWSSFGRAVDCARSVFVEKVDRQYPVVVAVNSPPLDRNLYQMQKVYENTKGLVMDGGSIIVVSKCQEGVGNDEFLNLAAKYPEPQDVLNAKVEGWSLGFHKLYRTALAKKRISIFAKTDVDPEIVRRVYLDPIDDLQSKINEELEKFGKESKVMFILDAGHVVPHVDRAA from the coding sequence ATGATGACAATTAGAATTCCATATGGCGACGACAAGCTGGAGATCACCGTGCCGGATGAACACTTTGGCGGATTGATCGAACAGAAGCGTCAGGTAGCTGCGAGGAACGTGTCATCTCTCATCAAGGATTCGCTCGCTGCTGATCGACTTGGAGAGTTTCTCGGAGATTCGACCAGAGTTCTTGTTGTTGTGAATGACTCCTATCGGTGGACGCCATCGCATCTTGTGCTCGCGGAGCTGAGTCAATACTTGAGAAAGATTTCAGACGTGCGATTAATCGTGGCAACCGGCCTGCACAGAAAGCCTACTGATTCCGAAATCGACAGGATTCTGGGAGATGGGTGCGATATTTCCCGGTCCGGGATCGCATACTCAGATGCGTACGACGCAGATCAATTCGACTGCATCGGCAAGTGGAGGAGCGGCAAAGATGTTCTTGTGCACAAGCTGTTCGGCTGGGCTGAGAAGGTGATTGTGATCAGCTCCGTGGAACCGCACTACTTTGCTGGTTTCTCAGGCGGCCCGAAGTCTTTTGTACCCGGACTCGCGCACAAGAGTACTATTGAAGCGAATCACTCTCTCGCTGTCAGCAGTGACTGCCAGCCTTGCATTCTCGAGGGCAACCCTTTTGCAGAGTCGCTCAGGGAGGCTGTCGATCTGCTCGATTTGTCGAGAGTCTACGCGATTCAGCTCGTCTTGAACACGCACGAGGATGTTGTTGGCGTGTTCACCGGCGATCTGTGGAGCAGTTTCGGCCGGGCGGTCGATTGCGCGAGATCGGTATTCGTCGAGAAAGTCGATCGTCAGTATCCGGTTGTAGTTGCAGTCAATTCGCCTCCGCTTGACAGGAATCTCTATCAGATGCAGAAAGTGTATGAGAATACGAAAGGTTTGGTGATGGATGGAGGTTCGATCATTGTCGTCTCGAAATGCCAGGAAGGCGTCGGCAATGATGAGTTCCTGAATCTCGCCGCCAAGTATCCTGAGCCTCAGGATGTTCTTAACGCCAAGGTCGAGGGATGGAGTCTCGGTTTCCACAAGCTGTACAGAACTGCGTTGGCGAAGAAAAGAATCAGCATATTTGCCAAGACTGATGTCGATCCGGAAATTGTCCGACGTGTGTATCTCGATCCGATCGATGATCTGCAGTCGAAGATCAATGAAGAATTAGAGAAGTTTGGAAAAGAGTCAAAGGTAATGTTTATATTGGATGCAGGCCATGTCGTTCCACACGTGGATCGGGCCGCATAG
- the lnt gene encoding apolipoprotein N-acyltransferase produces MLRIYNYISSFVTDRDKRLILVAALLLSAGFAPLPFGFLAYICLIPLFFVAKGKSFKRGFQLGYLLGFEISLFSLNWVTAFAFNAGSGLKFINPFIAATISGVLGFLGMTVFHALYYAVIMGAFCWLLNRRRVFIVSLPFIWAAVEYVRTLSQFAFPWTNLGYTQSYYLPLIQTADLWGDIGISFWIAIVNLLLYFAWRARRSLKRATVPVVGIALLFVGALAYDSGPVDYDPDIKVAMLQGSFPLKIKWNRAMRDHNFQVYDSLTRAAHAEGADLIVWPETAAPMYLAQEPYYYAWAQQLAVSLQTYMLVGTLASDQNPAGERRAFNACYQFTPEGQTQIPYKKMELVPFSERVPYADYFPLIKKIDLGQSDFSAGDTLLLFEHHKGKYACLICFELTFSDLVRRFVIEGAEFFVAITNDTWFGRTAGPYQHMQMASFRAIENRTWIGRSANSGFSFTVDPYGRKHGRSDLEVRTIVYGEIGRIAEKTFFTTHGFWLPQLCLVVTFLFLLAGLIVKLIRY; encoded by the coding sequence GTGCTTCGAATATACAACTACATTAGCTCGTTTGTCACCGATCGCGACAAGAGGCTGATCCTGGTAGCCGCACTTCTCCTTTCAGCCGGGTTTGCGCCGCTTCCATTTGGGTTTCTTGCATATATCTGCCTGATCCCGCTTTTCTTCGTTGCCAAAGGCAAATCGTTCAAGCGCGGATTCCAGCTCGGTTATCTCCTCGGGTTTGAGATCAGTCTGTTCAGTCTGAATTGGGTTACAGCCTTTGCCTTCAATGCCGGCAGCGGGTTGAAGTTCATCAATCCCTTCATCGCAGCGACAATCTCCGGAGTTCTCGGATTTCTTGGCATGACTGTCTTTCATGCGTTATATTATGCTGTCATTATGGGAGCCTTCTGCTGGCTTCTGAATCGTCGCAGGGTTTTCATTGTCTCGCTTCCGTTCATATGGGCTGCCGTCGAGTACGTTCGCACGCTGTCGCAGTTCGCGTTTCCCTGGACTAATCTCGGCTATACACAGTCGTATTACCTGCCCCTTATCCAGACTGCTGATCTCTGGGGTGACATCGGGATATCTTTCTGGATAGCAATCGTGAATCTGCTGCTGTACTTTGCGTGGCGCGCGAGACGCAGTCTCAAGCGAGCAACCGTACCAGTAGTTGGCATTGCGCTACTGTTCGTGGGGGCATTGGCGTATGATTCCGGTCCCGTTGACTACGATCCAGATATCAAGGTGGCAATGCTGCAGGGGAGTTTCCCGCTCAAGATCAAGTGGAACAGGGCAATGCGAGACCACAACTTCCAGGTCTACGATAGCCTTACAAGAGCCGCTCATGCCGAGGGTGCCGATTTGATTGTCTGGCCGGAAACGGCAGCTCCCATGTATCTCGCGCAAGAGCCGTATTACTACGCCTGGGCGCAGCAGCTTGCAGTGAGTCTGCAAACTTACATGCTTGTCGGCACGCTTGCATCCGACCAGAATCCTGCTGGAGAGCGTAGAGCTTTCAACGCCTGCTATCAGTTCACCCCTGAGGGACAAACGCAGATTCCGTACAAAAAGATGGAGCTTGTTCCATTCTCGGAGCGAGTTCCTTATGCTGATTATTTTCCTCTCATCAAGAAGATCGACCTGGGACAGTCAGATTTCTCCGCCGGCGACACACTTTTGCTTTTCGAGCATCACAAGGGCAAATATGCCTGTCTGATCTGCTTCGAGTTGACTTTCTCCGATCTTGTCAGAAGATTTGTTATCGAAGGTGCGGAGTTCTTCGTCGCGATAACAAATGATACATGGTTCGGCAGAACTGCCGGACCTTACCAGCATATGCAGATGGCTTCGTTCCGCGCCATTGAGAACAGGACATGGATTGGCCGCTCCGCGAATTCGGGATTCTCGTTTACAGTTGATCCATACGGAAGAAAGCACGGGCGTAGCGATCTTGAAGTCAGAACGATTGTGTACGGCGAGATTGGGAGAATTGCGGAGAAGACCTTCTTCACTACTCATGGATTCTGGTTGCCGCAACTCTGTCTTGTCGTGACTTTTTTGTTTCTTTTGGCAGGTTTGATTGTTAAACTAATCAGGTACTGA
- the purM gene encoding phosphoribosylformylglycinamidine cyclo-ligase, which produces MPDKEHIDYSSAGVDLDRAGAATEKIKSLAAATFTKNVMGKFGGFGGAFKFDTKAIADPILISSCDGVGTKLKIAFMTGIHSTVGADLVNHCIDDIAVCGAEPLFFLDYIGTGQLDPDMIEQIVKGFATACLKAGIALIGGETAEMPDFYKRGEYDLAGFIVGVVGSGEVIDGSGITDGDVVIGFPSVGLHTNGYSLARKVFFDVAKWKVDRKVEEFGRTLGEELLVPHYSYLEEIRALKRLGVKGMAHITGGGIPGNLNRIIPDGLCAKVEVGNQEIPPIFSLMQKLGNIETREMYRAFNMGIGLVAVLSREQATSILDDGSLQAKPLEIGRIATGTSPVELIYLT; this is translated from the coding sequence ATGCCAGATAAAGAGCACATAGACTACAGTTCGGCCGGTGTCGATCTTGACCGGGCCGGTGCTGCAACCGAGAAAATCAAGTCTCTGGCTGCGGCGACATTCACCAAGAACGTGATGGGCAAGTTTGGTGGATTCGGCGGGGCATTTAAATTCGACACGAAGGCAATCGCGGACCCAATACTCATATCAAGTTGCGACGGTGTCGGCACCAAACTGAAGATCGCATTCATGACCGGCATTCACAGCACTGTCGGCGCCGATTTGGTGAATCACTGCATTGACGACATAGCGGTTTGCGGTGCCGAACCATTGTTCTTCCTCGATTATATCGGCACGGGACAGCTCGATCCCGATATGATCGAGCAGATTGTTAAAGGATTCGCCACTGCCTGCCTGAAAGCCGGAATCGCCCTGATCGGCGGCGAGACAGCTGAGATGCCCGATTTCTATAAGCGAGGAGAGTATGATCTCGCGGGCTTCATAGTGGGAGTGGTTGGTTCGGGTGAAGTCATTGACGGTTCCGGAATCACTGACGGTGATGTGGTGATCGGTTTCCCCTCGGTTGGATTGCATACCAATGGATACTCGCTTGCCCGTAAGGTATTTTTCGATGTGGCGAAATGGAAAGTAGATAGAAAAGTCGAGGAGTTCGGCAGGACTCTCGGCGAGGAGCTTCTTGTTCCGCATTATTCCTATCTGGAAGAAATTCGTGCTCTGAAGAGGCTCGGGGTAAAGGGAATGGCTCACATCACTGGAGGGGGCATTCCGGGTAACCTGAACAGGATAATCCCTGACGGTCTCTGCGCCAAGGTCGAAGTTGGGAATCAGGAGATTCCTCCGATATTTAGCCTCATGCAGAAGCTCGGCAACATCGAGACCAGGGAAATGTATCGAGCCTTTAATATGGGCATCGGCCTGGTCGCTGTCCTTAGCCGCGAACAGGCCACGAGTATTCTCGATGATGGCAGTCTCCAAGCGAAGCCACTTGAGATCGGAAGGATTGCGACCGGTACGTCACCTGTTGAGTTGATCTATCTCACATAA